GGAAAGCTGTATATTTTGTAAAATTGTTCAAGGTGAAATTAAAGCAAATATTGTATATGAAGATGAGTTAGTTGTTGTGTTTTTAGATATAGACCCAATAAATAAAGGACATCTATTAATAGTACCTAGAAAACACAAATTAGATTTAGATGAGTTAAGCATAGAGGAATCATCCAGAGTTATGGAGATATCAAAGTTAATGGTAAGAATTTTAAAGAAACAATTTAATCCAGATGGGTATAGTATAATGCAAAATGGTGGAGAGTTTAACGATATTGGACACTATCATCTGCATGCTATTCCAAGATATAAAAATGATGGATTTGAATGGACTTTTGGTAAAGTGGAAGATCATGACTTAAGCGAGATAGGAAAAGAGTTGATAAAAGAAATATCTAACACTAAATGAGATTAATGACAACTAAAAACAGCACATCATATAACATAGTGGTGTAGACACTCTACACAAAATAGTAGAGCATCTACACTACTCAGACAGTTAGGTGTAATGGCAATTTCTGAGCAGGCTTTTCGGGTATTTTTTATGGGGTGAATATTATGAAAAAGTATTACTATGCATATGAAGAACGATATAAGAAAATTCATAAAGAAGGATTATTATGGTTTTCCAAAAAACCAACTCCTGAATTAATTGATTGGGTAGAATATTTTAATATTCCATTAGGCAATGAGATATGTGAAGTTGGATGTGGAGAAGGTAGAGACGCTTTGTATCTTGCAACTCAAGGATATGAAATTACAGCAGTTGATATTTCTGAGGAAGCAATAAGAAAGTGTAAAGAGCTAGCAGAAGAAAGAAAAGTAAAGGTTAACTGGGTAGTTTCTGATGCATTATATTTAAGAGAAAAAATTAAAAGGCAATTCAATTGGATTTATTCAGTAGGAACATTACATATCTTAGTAGAAAATGAAGATCGGAAGAAATTTCTAAAGACATTATATTCATTACTTAAACCTAAAGGGAAATTATTATTGATTAGTATGGGCGATGGCGAAACTGAAAGAGCTACAGATACTAAAATTGCTTTTGAATTACAAGAAAGAAATCATATGTGGTCAGAGAAAACATTTAGAGTCGCCAGCACTTCATAAAAAGCTATCAATTGGGAGAATCATGTAAGAGAATTAAAAGAAGCTGGTTTTACTATTGAAAAGGCTATGAATACTGAAAATGAGGAATATATTAAATGTATGACTCTGTATTTAACTAGGGAGTAATTGTTGCCACTATAACTAACATAGTATTGCTATCATCCTACTAAAATCATGTAGGACAACGGCAATACAAGAACGTTATGTGGCAGAAACTGCGAATATATCTCAACAAGAGTAGGAGGATAAAAATGATACTAAATGCAATTTATATTCTAATTGATATTATTTTTTTAGTTATAATTATTTTATCCTTTATATCAATTAGAAAGAATAAGTATAATGGAGATAAGTTATTTGAGACAAAAGATTTTTGGATATATAAACTAATGACACTAATGGGTATAGTTGTTATTACATTTTTGGGACTTTCTTTTATTAGAGAAGATTTAAATTACAATTTTAAATATGAAAACATCGCTTTTTTGCTAATGTTTTTTTCACAGTGGATTACTTTTCCGAGAAGAATTATAGTAGATAATAAAGGCTTCTATTATATGACAAGATTTAATGGGAAGAGATTAATCTGTGAATTTAATAATATAGAGAGTTATAAAATATCTGACAAAGGTAAAATAAAACTTTATTCATATGATGAAATAAATATAGGTTTAATTGGTAAGATTGAAAAACAAGATGTAGATAGAATTAAGAAGATATTAAATGATAGAAAGATTAAATCAAGATAACTTTAGAAAGATGTATTAAACTAATTAAATTATACTTAGAATGATTTCATATATGAAATATCAAGTTTTAATTTGAGCAAGTCAAATACTTTCATGTTTAAGAATAGGGATGGGTTATGAAATGAAAAGAAAGCTAGAATGGAATCGAATTAGAAATGCTGGCAAGATGGAATATATTATGAGGACTGTAATTTATTACGTTATTCTAAGAATAGGACTTTTTAGTATAGGTGAAATTCTTCAGATAATATTTGGAGTAACGGATATAGAGCTTACACGGTTATTATCTGATGGTGTATTTTTAATATTTGTATTTTTTATTTTAGGCATATTATATAGTTTATTAGAATGGAGCTTATATGAAAATATCCTGTGTGGAAAATGGAATAAGAATATTAAGAAGATAAAACAAAGATATATAATTATCTATGGTGAATTATATTATAGTATTCCATTAGCATTATTAGAAATTTTCTGGGGAGGATATTTTACAATAGACGTTTATATTATAGTTTTTATAACTGTAATTATTATTGGGGTATGTACAGGATGGATAATATGGGATAAGAATGAGCAGGAATTCTTATATGAATGGATATATGAGTAGAAATAATTGTTTATATAAAGAGTTTTGTGTGAACAGTACAACTACAACACTCACTTCATTATATAAAATCAATAAAACTAGTTAAGAAAGGTGTAGTGGTTATATATGAGTAAAAGGTATTTAAAACTATCTATAGGAATGGTATTATTTTTACTTTTAGCTTATTTTATTTGATAAGCTAAAGCAGAAGTGGCTAAAACTTCTTTTAAAAATTCAAACTTTTCAGAACAGAATAGCAGCTAATATAACCATTAGTGTGGTGTATATCTGCTAACAGATATGCAAAACTTAATGAAATAGATACTTGGAGGAAATTAGATGATAAAAATTATTGATACATTCAAAGAATTCAAAGAAGTTTTTCAAAATAATTTAGATTTATCCATAGAAGAAAAAATTGGTTTATGGGATAAAGCATATATACAAATTTCTGAAAAAGAAGTCTTAGATTATTTACATGATAATAATTAAGTACTGCATAGCAAGTAGTCTAGATATTTATTTGAAGAATAAAAAACATCGAGTTTCATTGAACCGCTAACTGAAGTCATTCGTAATGTTGCTTAATTTAGAAGAAACATAATGGGGGGAATTTACATGCAAACAATAGAAATAAAAAGATTAAGTAAGGAAGATATAGCACATCTTGATCCATTAGCTCAAGAATATAGACAAGCTCATGAAACATTAAAATTTAAAGATGAATATATAAACATTTTAATTAAATATTTCGAAGAATTGTTGGCAGAAAAAGAAAAAGTAGCAATTTTAGCTAAAGTTAATGATGAAATAGCTGGCATCATAGTAGGTACTATAGATAATAATTCTAGATTGATGCTACCTGAGAAAATTGGATACATTCCATTATTAGTAGTATTGAAAAAATATAGGAGAATTGGTATTGGTAGCAAACTTACTAATGAGCTAATTGGATGGTTTAAAGAAAAAAATATTGATTTAGTTGAATTGTATACTTCAATCGATAATGAAAATGCAAGAGAATTTTGGGAAAAGAATGGGTTTGGTATTAATCTTGAGAGAAGATTTAAAGAGATTTAAGAGAGTATTTTTAATTATGCAGTCTTATAATTCAAGGTGATTTAATATAAAGGTAATTGTAGATAAGTGGTAACGTATATCTGCTAATAAAGTATTGAATATATTTTACTGGAAACGTACAAAACATCTACAATACTACGAACGTTCTCCAAAATCACCTTTATTTACGAGGGCAAGTCAAGGGGGGCATACTAAAAATCATCGAGGACAAATATTAGGAGGTACATTTTATGCTTGAGTATGTAAAAGAAATGCGAAAATATATTGGACATAAACCTTTACTATTATGTGGAGCAAGTGTAATTGTTATTGATAGTAATGGTAGAGTACTGTTACAACATAGGAAAGATAATGATTGTTGGGGGTTTCCTGGAGGAGCAGTTGAATTAGGAGAAAGAGTGGAGGATGCTGCAGTAAGAGAAGTTTTTGAAGAAACAGGATTGAAGATTATAAATATGGATTTATTCGGAGTA
This genomic interval from Caloranaerobacter sp. TR13 contains the following:
- a CDS encoding HIT family protein, with the protein product MESCIFCKIVQGEIKANIVYEDELVVVFLDIDPINKGHLLIVPRKHKLDLDELSIEESSRVMEISKLMVRILKKQFNPDGYSIMQNGGEFNDIGHYHLHAIPRYKNDGFEWTFGKVEDHDLSEIGKELIKEISNTK
- a CDS encoding class I SAM-dependent methyltransferase produces the protein MKKYYYAYEERYKKIHKEGLLWFSKKPTPELIDWVEYFNIPLGNEICEVGCGEGRDALYLATQGYEITAVDISEEAIRKCKELAEERKVKVNWVVSDALYLREKIKRQFNWIYSVGTLHILVENEDRKKFLKTLYSLLKPKGKLLLISMGDGETERATDTKIAFELQERNHMWSEKTFRVASTS
- a CDS encoding GNAT family N-acetyltransferase, with amino-acid sequence MQTIEIKRLSKEDIAHLDPLAQEYRQAHETLKFKDEYINILIKYFEELLAEKEKVAILAKVNDEIAGIIVGTIDNNSRLMLPEKIGYIPLLVVLKKYRRIGIGSKLTNELIGWFKEKNIDLVELYTSIDNENAREFWEKNGFGINLERRFKEI
- a CDS encoding NUDIX hydrolase → MLEYVKEMRKYIGHKPLLLCGASVIVIDSNGRVLLQHRKDNDCWGFPGGAVELGERVEDAAVREVFEETGLKIINMDLFGVYSGKELYYKYPNGDEVYNIDVVYISKSYSGDLHVDGFEAKDVRFFAIDEIPQKISPPAKPVINDFIRRYNEYF